One window from the genome of Paracoccus zhejiangensis encodes:
- a CDS encoding redoxin domain-containing protein: MSLRINDIAPDFTADSTEGEIHFHDWLGDSYGIIFSHPRDFTPVCTTEFSAVAQLVPEFEARGTKVIGVSVDSVEDHGKWKHDIESVAGVPANFAIIDDSSLTVAKAYDMLPADYYLPTEGRTPAHSATVRSVFIIGPDKKVRLTMTYPMSIGRNFAEILRALDAVRKTDGVPLATPANWVPGQDVIVALALDDAAAEAKYGALDKKLPYLRFAKDPA; encoded by the coding sequence ATGTCCCTGCGCATCAACGACATCGCCCCCGATTTCACCGCCGATTCGACCGAAGGCGAGATCCATTTCCACGACTGGCTGGGCGACAGCTATGGCATCATCTTCAGTCATCCGCGCGATTTCACCCCGGTCTGCACCACCGAATTCAGCGCCGTGGCGCAGCTGGTGCCGGAATTCGAGGCGCGTGGCACCAAGGTCATCGGCGTTTCGGTCGATTCGGTCGAGGATCACGGCAAATGGAAGCACGACATCGAAAGCGTCGCCGGCGTTCCGGCGAATTTCGCCATCATCGATGACAGCTCGCTGACCGTGGCAAAGGCTTATGACATGCTGCCGGCCGATTACTACCTGCCGACCGAGGGCCGGACGCCGGCGCATTCGGCCACCGTGCGCAGCGTCTTCATCATCGGTCCGGACAAGAAGGTCCGGCTGACCATGACCTATCCCATGTCCATCGGCCGCAACTTCGCCGAGATCCTGCGCGCGCTCGACGCGGTGCGCAAGACCGACGGAGTGCCGCTGGCGACGCCCGCGAACTGGGTGCCGGGTCAGGATGTCATCGTGGCACTGGCACTGGACGATGCCGCCGCCGAGGCGAAATATGGCGCGCTCGACAAGAAGCTGCCCTATCTGCGCTTTGCCAAGGACCCGGCCTGA
- a CDS encoding glycosyl transferase, which produces MARSDRPLSRKLIRLGFQAMGRSRAHRQDLWPGLAIDRASGGVTWRGRLLFTLTAPAAMIPANLPLIAAVGSGPSLKNQRIEALGDGTAILCNGAASLTDRIRPLAVAVEDERFVFRHHAMLAALPRDIPLLLSPAAIRAWAERDPGSLENRPIALIENLERPLGGPRRPLSAPALRDIVLRGHRGALSLAPDQGVVITGTVAFSAVQFALAAAPRQILLAGIDLTNDAEPRFYEGTDTAPSGLSAGIERILAGFGLAREAAARRDIAITCASPVSALLGLGYPLDDSLTP; this is translated from the coding sequence GTGGCCCGCTCTGACCGGCCACTGTCGCGAAAGCTGATCCGGCTGGGGTTTCAGGCGATGGGGCGCAGCCGCGCCCATCGCCAGGATCTCTGGCCGGGTCTCGCCATCGACCGCGCCAGCGGCGGCGTCACTTGGCGCGGACGGTTGCTGTTCACTCTGACCGCACCCGCCGCGATGATCCCGGCAAACCTGCCGCTGATTGCCGCGGTCGGCTCCGGCCCCTCGCTGAAGAACCAGCGGATCGAGGCGCTTGGGGATGGCACCGCCATCCTGTGCAACGGCGCCGCAAGTCTGACGGACCGCATCCGTCCGCTCGCCGTCGCGGTCGAGGACGAGCGCTTTGTCTTCCGCCACCACGCCATGCTGGCCGCCCTGCCCCGCGACATCCCGCTGCTTCTGTCGCCAGCCGCCATCCGGGCCTGGGCCGAGCGCGACCCGGGTTCACTGGAAAACCGCCCGATCGCCCTGATCGAAAACCTCGAGCGCCCGCTTGGAGGTCCCCGCCGCCCGCTCTCGGCCCCGGCACTGCGCGACATCGTGCTGCGCGGCCATCGCGGCGCGCTGTCGCTGGCCCCCGATCAAGGCGTGGTGATCACCGGCACGGTGGCTTTCTCGGCCGTGCAGTTCGCACTGGCTGCCGCGCCCCGGCAGATACTGTTGGCCGGGATCGACCTGACCAATGACGCCGAACCGCGGTTTTACGAGGGCACCGATACTGCACCCTCAGGCCTTTCGGCGGGGATCGAGCGGATCCTGGCGGGGTTCGGATTGGCACGCGAGGCGGCAGCACGGCGCGATATCGCGATCACCTGCGCCTCGCCGGTTTCGGCGCTGCTTGGCTTGGGCTATCCCCTTGATGACTCGCTGACCCCCTAG
- a CDS encoding DUF488 domain-containing protein, with product MGEIPASHVRLKRAYDPVSPDDGTRILVDRLWPRGVSKTRAALSDWMKDIAPSTALREWFGHEPAKWAEFQTRYRAELQGHQAELDQLRDLARKGVVTLVYGARDRLHNEAVVLRDVLLAQS from the coding sequence ATGGGTGAGATTCCGGCCTCGCATGTGCGGTTGAAGCGCGCTTATGACCCTGTCTCACCGGATGATGGTACGCGGATTCTGGTGGATCGGCTGTGGCCGCGCGGGGTCAGCAAGACGCGGGCGGCGCTGAGCGACTGGATGAAGGACATCGCGCCCAGCACCGCCTTGCGCGAATGGTTCGGCCATGAGCCGGCGAAATGGGCCGAGTTCCAGACCCGCTACCGTGCCGAGTTGCAGGGCCATCAGGCCGAACTGGATCAGCTGCGCGATCTGGCGCGGAAAGGCGTGGTCACGCTGGTCTATGGCGCGCGCGACCGGCTGCATAACGAGGCGGTGGTGCTGCGCGACGTGCTTCTGGCTCAATCATGA
- a CDS encoding DMT family transporter, with protein sequence MSGMGAGILWMMACLASFIGMAIGSRELADTMSIAQILVIRSLVGLVVVLILARHLLPELRQMRDFRLHGLRNLVHFGAQYCWTLGVALMPLAEVFALEFTMPIWVAIFAWAALGERIGRPRIIAMAVSFIGVLIVLRPGAAIIDPAAFVVLLAAAGYGASTVFVKRLTRNSSPQIIVVWMVLMQLPMGLALLALRGGWVAPGWGDLPWMLMVGITALTAHYTMAQALRVMDASIAIPIDFLRVPLIAVIGWLLHDEPISAAVFIGAIIIFTANFTAMRSEARNRRAEVVLAETGADIAAGAVIASETGTPETRR encoded by the coding sequence ATGAGCGGCATGGGCGCGGGCATCCTGTGGATGATGGCCTGCCTTGCCTCGTTCATCGGCATGGCCATCGGCTCGCGCGAGCTGGCCGATACCATGTCCATCGCGCAGATCCTGGTCATCCGCTCGCTGGTCGGACTGGTCGTGGTGCTGATCCTGGCGCGGCATCTTCTGCCCGAGCTTCGGCAGATGCGCGACTTCCGCCTGCATGGGCTGCGCAACCTGGTGCATTTCGGCGCGCAATATTGCTGGACGCTCGGCGTGGCGCTGATGCCCCTGGCCGAGGTCTTTGCGCTGGAATTCACCATGCCGATCTGGGTGGCGATCTTTGCCTGGGCCGCCTTGGGCGAGCGCATCGGCCGGCCGCGGATCATCGCCATGGCCGTCAGCTTCATCGGCGTCTTGATCGTGCTGCGCCCCGGTGCCGCGATCATCGATCCGGCAGCCTTTGTGGTGTTGCTGGCGGCGGCGGGCTATGGCGCCTCGACGGTTTTTGTCAAACGGCTGACCCGCAACTCCTCGCCGCAGATCATTGTTGTCTGGATGGTGCTGATGCAATTGCCGATGGGGCTGGCGCTGCTGGCGCTGCGCGGCGGCTGGGTGGCGCCGGGCTGGGGTGATCTGCCATGGATGCTGATGGTCGGCATCACCGCGCTGACGGCGCATTACACCATGGCGCAGGCCTTGCGGGTCATGGATGCCTCGATTGCCATTCCCATAGATTTCCTGCGCGTGCCGCTGATCGCGGTGATTGGCTGGCTGCTTCATGACGAGCCGATCAGCGCCGCCGTCTTCATCGGTGCCATCATCATCTTCACCGCGAATTTCACCGCCATGCGCAGCGAGGCCCGCAATCGCCGGGCCGAGGTCGTGCTGGCCGAGACCGGCGCGGACATTGCCGCAGGGGCCGTCATCGCCAGCGAAACCGGGACGCCGGAAACCCGCCGCTAG
- a CDS encoding glycosyltransferase family 8 protein, whose translation MTATTTTSPPACQIVFVTDRGLLRPTLVAIWSLLRHLSCPADLHLWGDGLGDADWQAVHRVAETGGKASLQSRAIDPTELAGAGSPAAHISAAAMGRLFIPRHLSGRVLYIDGDTLITGDVAPLFDLPLLPGERIGAARDYVTAEWLAGGRLNDRRRQRLAALEKHMDPRGYFNSGVLLMDCDAIRAEPDLQARLEDVAAATATDWGDQDHLNFLFSGRTHLLNPAWNSSWQRSPAQRRFAKKLGGEVEETRDLPDAIIHYHGPKKPWKAPRYDLWSARARAVLRYRRELGSFITAFPDLAP comes from the coding sequence ATGACTGCCACCACGACAACCAGCCCGCCCGCCTGCCAGATCGTCTTCGTCACCGATCGGGGATTGCTGCGTCCTACCTTGGTCGCGATCTGGAGCCTGCTGCGTCACCTGTCGTGCCCCGCTGATCTGCATCTCTGGGGAGACGGTCTTGGCGACGCGGACTGGCAGGCCGTTCACCGCGTGGCTGAGACCGGCGGCAAGGCATCCCTGCAGTCTCGCGCCATCGACCCGACCGAACTGGCAGGGGCCGGAAGTCCCGCCGCGCATATCTCGGCCGCCGCGATGGGGCGACTGTTCATCCCGCGCCATCTGTCGGGTCGCGTGCTCTATATCGACGGCGACACGCTGATCACGGGCGATGTAGCACCCCTGTTCGATTTGCCGCTGTTACCCGGCGAACGCATCGGTGCCGCGCGGGACTATGTGACCGCGGAATGGCTGGCGGGAGGCCGGCTGAACGACCGCCGCAGGCAGCGTCTTGCGGCGCTGGAAAAGCACATGGACCCGCGTGGCTATTTCAACTCCGGCGTCCTCTTGATGGATTGCGATGCCATCCGGGCCGAGCCCGACCTGCAAGCGCGGCTGGAGGATGTCGCCGCCGCGACCGCGACGGACTGGGGCGATCAGGACCATCTGAATTTCCTGTTCTCGGGTCGGACGCATCTGCTGAACCCCGCCTGGAACTCGTCCTGGCAGCGCAGCCCGGCGCAGCGGCGCTTTGCCAAGAAGCTGGGAGGTGAGGTCGAGGAAACCCGCGACCTGCCCGACGCGATCATCCATTACCACGGCCCGAAGAAGCCGTGGAAAGCGCCGCGCTATGATCTGTGGTCGGCACGCGCGCGGGCGGTTCTTCGCTATCGCAGGGAACTCGGCAGCTTCATCACCGCATTCCCCGACCTCGCACCCTGA
- a CDS encoding AMP-binding protein, which yields MTDRQSPAGEAESIPALLARNAARLGGRPAYREKEFGVWQSWTWAEAAEEVRAIALGFLVLGLKPGDHVAVIGRNRPAHYWSMIAAQMCGAVPVPLYQDAVAEEMAYVLGHSGARFVVCGDQEQVDKVLEVQSMPDAPKTIEQIVYTDKRGMRKYDHSHMNALADVQAEGCAAETRLGPELDARIAGLGYDDTCVMLYTSGTTGKPKGVVLSYRNIIETSKNTADFDHLTEGEEVLAYLPMAWVGDFIFSMGQAIWSGFTVNCPEGAHTMMTDLREIGPTYFFAPPRVFEGQLTNVMIRMEDAGRFKKWLFDHYMKVARRVGPAILDGETVGFGDRLAYALGNLFVYGPLKNTLGYSRIRVGYTAGEAIGPEIFDFYRSLGINLKQLYGQTEASVFITQQPDGQVRSDTVGVPSPGVELKIAENGEVFYRSPGTFVEYYNNPDSTASTKDAEGWVATGDAGFFEEGTGHLRIIDRAKDVGKMADGRMFAPKYVENKLKFYPNILEAVVIGNGRDFCTAMINIDLGAVGNWAERNNIAYASYQELAAHPQVYATIKSHVEEVNRSVAEDPMLSGCQIHRFLVLHKELDPDDGEMTRTRKVRRSVINEKFADLVSALYDGSPTVYTETEVTYEDGRKGHIKATLQIEDAQVFGEALQQKVAAE from the coding sequence ATGACGGACCGGCAATCGCCTGCGGGCGAGGCAGAATCGATCCCTGCGCTTCTGGCGCGGAACGCGGCCCGTCTTGGTGGCCGGCCAGCCTATCGTGAAAAAGAATTCGGGGTCTGGCAAAGCTGGACCTGGGCCGAGGCCGCCGAAGAGGTGCGCGCCATCGCGCTGGGTTTCCTCGTTCTGGGCCTGAAACCCGGCGATCATGTCGCCGTCATCGGCCGCAACCGTCCCGCCCATTACTGGTCCATGATCGCGGCGCAGATGTGTGGCGCCGTTCCCGTGCCGCTCTATCAGGACGCGGTGGCCGAAGAGATGGCCTATGTGCTGGGGCATAGCGGCGCGCGCTTTGTCGTCTGCGGCGATCAGGAGCAGGTGGACAAGGTGCTCGAGGTGCAGTCGATGCCCGATGCGCCGAAAACCATCGAGCAGATCGTCTATACCGACAAGCGCGGGATGCGGAAATACGACCATTCCCACATGAACGCGCTGGCCGATGTGCAGGCCGAGGGCTGCGCCGCCGAGACCCGTCTGGGGCCGGAACTGGATGCCCGCATTGCTGGCCTCGGCTATGACGACACCTGCGTCATGCTCTATACCAGCGGCACGACCGGCAAGCCCAAGGGCGTGGTCCTGTCCTATCGCAACATCATCGAGACCTCGAAGAACACTGCCGATTTCGACCATCTGACCGAGGGCGAGGAGGTTCTGGCCTATCTGCCGATGGCCTGGGTCGGTGATTTCATCTTCTCGATGGGTCAGGCGATCTGGTCGGGCTTCACCGTCAACTGCCCCGAGGGCGCGCATACGATGATGACCGACCTGCGCGAGATTGGGCCGACCTATTTCTTCGCCCCGCCGCGCGTCTTCGAAGGCCAGCTGACCAATGTGATGATCCGCATGGAGGATGCCGGCCGGTTCAAGAAATGGTTGTTCGACCATTACATGAAGGTCGCGCGCCGCGTCGGCCCGGCTATCCTTGATGGCGAGACCGTGGGCTTCGGCGACCGGCTGGCCTATGCGCTTGGCAATCTCTTCGTCTACGGCCCGCTGAAGAACACGCTGGGGTATTCGCGCATCCGCGTCGGCTATACGGCGGGCGAGGCGATCGGGCCCGAGATCTTCGATTTCTACCGCAGCCTCGGGATCAACCTGAAGCAGCTTTACGGCCAGACCGAGGCCTCGGTCTTCATCACCCAGCAGCCCGACGGGCAGGTGCGCTCGGATACGGTGGGCGTGCCCTCGCCGGGGGTGGAGTTGAAGATCGCCGAGAATGGCGAGGTCTTCTATCGCAGCCCGGGCACTTTCGTCGAATATTACAACAATCCCGACAGCACCGCCTCGACCAAGGATGCCGAGGGCTGGGTGGCCACGGGCGATGCTGGCTTCTTCGAGGAGGGGACCGGGCATCTCAGGATCATCGATCGCGCCAAGGACGTGGGCAAGATGGCCGATGGCCGGATGTTCGCGCCCAAATATGTCGAGAACAAGCTGAAGTTCTATCCCAACATCCTCGAGGCCGTGGTGATCGGCAATGGCCGCGACTTCTGCACCGCGATGATCAACATCGATCTGGGCGCCGTCGGGAACTGGGCCGAGCGCAACAACATCGCCTATGCCAGTTACCAGGAACTGGCCGCCCATCCGCAGGTCTATGCGACGATCAAGAGCCATGTCGAGGAGGTGAACCGCTCGGTGGCCGAGGACCCGATGCTGTCGGGCTGCCAGATCCATCGCTTCCTCGTGCTGCACAAGGAACTGGACCCCGATGATGGCGAGATGACCCGCACCCGCAAGGTCCGCCGTTCAGTCATCAACGAGAAATTCGCCGATCTGGTCAGCGCGCTCTATGACGGCTCGCCGACGGTCTATACCGAGACCGAGGTTACCTATGAGGACGGTCGCAAGGGCCATATCAAGGCGACGCTGCAGATCGAGGATGCGCAGGTCTTTGGCGAGGCCCTGCAGCAGAAGGTGGCGGCGGAATGA
- the pnp gene encoding polyribonucleotide nucleotidyltransferase, protein MFDEVKKSIQWGQETLTLETGKVARQADGSVIATLGETSVMANVTFAKEPKPGQDFFPLTVHYQEKYYAAGKVPGGFFKREARPTEKETLTARLIDRPCRPLFVKGFKNEVLVMCTVLSHDLVNDPDIVAMIAASAALTISGVPFMGPIGAARVGFANGEYVLNPEVQDMDQLRNNPEQRLDLVVAGTKDAVMMVESEAYELTEEEMLGAVKFGHEQMQPVIDLIIDFAEDAAKEPFDYQAPDYSALYARVKGLGETGMRAAYAIKDKGERRDAIQAVRETIVAGLNEDELADANLGSALKKLESAILRGDIISGGARIDGRDTKTVRGIDAEVGFLPRTHGSALFTRGETQALVVTTLGTGDDEQIIDALHGNFRSNFLLHYNFPPYSVGEVGRVGSPGRREIGHGKLAWRALQAVLPAATDFPYTIRVVSEITESNGSSSMASVCGGSLSMMDAGVPLKAPVAGVAMGLILEDDGKYAVLTDILGDEDHLGDMDFKVAGTAEGITSLQMDIKVAGITPAIMEQALAQAKDGRMHILGEMAHALTEGRREFSAHAPRIETMSIPTDKIREVIGSGGKVIREIVEVSGAKVDINDDGVIKIASANADSIKKAYDMIYSIVAEPEEGHVYTGKVVKLVDFGAFVNFFGKRDGLVHVSQIANKRLGHPSEVLKEGQEVKVKLLGFDDRGKVRLGMKMVDQETGEEIAEKKEETAE, encoded by the coding sequence ATGTTTGATGAAGTGAAAAAATCGATCCAGTGGGGCCAGGAAACGCTCACGCTGGAGACGGGCAAGGTTGCGCGTCAGGCCGACGGCAGCGTCATCGCCACCCTGGGCGAGACCAGCGTCATGGCCAACGTGACCTTCGCCAAGGAACCCAAGCCGGGGCAGGATTTCTTCCCGCTGACCGTGCACTACCAGGAAAAATACTATGCCGCCGGCAAGGTGCCCGGCGGGTTCTTCAAGCGCGAGGCGCGGCCGACCGAAAAGGAAACGCTGACCGCCCGCCTGATCGACCGTCCCTGCCGTCCGCTGTTTGTCAAGGGCTTCAAGAACGAAGTCCTGGTGATGTGCACCGTGCTGTCTCACGACCTGGTCAATGACCCGGATATCGTGGCGATGATCGCGGCCTCGGCGGCGCTGACCATTTCCGGCGTGCCCTTCATGGGTCCGATCGGTGCGGCGCGCGTCGGCTTCGCCAATGGCGAATATGTTCTGAACCCGGAAGTTCAGGACATGGACCAGCTGCGCAACAACCCCGAGCAGCGTCTCGATCTGGTTGTCGCCGGCACCAAGGACGCGGTGATGATGGTCGAATCGGAAGCCTATGAGCTGACCGAGGAAGAGATGCTGGGCGCGGTCAAGTTCGGCCACGAGCAGATGCAGCCGGTCATCGACCTGATCATCGACTTCGCCGAAGACGCCGCGAAAGAGCCTTTCGACTATCAGGCGCCGGATTACAGCGCGCTGTATGCTCGGGTGAAGGGTCTGGGCGAGACCGGCATGCGGGCCGCCTATGCCATCAAGGACAAGGGTGAGCGTCGCGATGCCATTCAGGCCGTGCGCGAAACCATCGTCGCCGGACTTAACGAGGACGAGCTGGCCGACGCCAATCTGGGTTCGGCCCTGAAGAAGCTGGAATCGGCGATCCTGCGCGGTGACATCATCTCGGGTGGCGCCCGCATCGACGGTCGCGACACCAAGACCGTCCGCGGCATCGACGCCGAGGTTGGCTTCCTGCCGCGCACCCACGGCTCGGCCCTGTTCACCCGCGGTGAAACTCAGGCGCTGGTCGTGACCACGCTGGGCACCGGCGATGACGAACAGATCATCGACGCCCTGCACGGCAATTTCCGCTCGAACTTCCTGCTGCACTACAACTTCCCGCCCTATTCGGTCGGCGAGGTTGGCCGCGTGGGTTCGCCCGGACGTCGCGAGATCGGCCATGGCAAGCTGGCCTGGCGTGCGCTGCAGGCGGTTCTGCCGGCGGCGACCGACTTCCCCTATACCATCCGCGTTGTCAGCGAGATCACCGAGTCGAACGGCTCGTCCTCGATGGCTTCGGTCTGCGGCGGTTCGCTGTCGATGATGGATGCGGGCGTGCCGCTGAAGGCGCCGGTTGCCGGCGTGGCAATGGGCCTGATCCTGGAAGATGACGGCAAATACGCGGTCCTGACCGACATCCTGGGTGATGAAGATCACCTGGGCGACATGGACTTCAAGGTTGCCGGCACCGCCGAGGGCATCACCTCGCTGCAGATGGACATCAAGGTTGCGGGCATCACGCCGGCGATCATGGAGCAGGCCCTGGCGCAAGCCAAGGACGGCCGGATGCACATCCTGGGCGAGATGGCCCATGCCCTGACCGAAGGTCGCCGCGAGTTCTCGGCCCATGCCCCGCGCATCGAGACCATGTCCATCCCGACCGACAAGATCCGTGAAGTGATCGGCTCGGGCGGCAAGGTCATCCGCGAGATCGTCGAGGTTTCGGGTGCCAAGGTCGACATCAACGACGACGGCGTCATCAAGATCGCCTCGGCCAATGCCGATTCGATCAAGAAGGCCTATGACATGATCTATTCGATCGTGGCCGAGCCGGAGGAAGGCCATGTCTACACCGGCAAGGTGGTGAAGCTGGTCGATTTCGGCGCCTTCGTGAACTTCTTCGGCAAGCGCGACGGTCTCGTGCATGTCAGCCAGATCGCCAACAAGCGTCTGGGCCATCCTTCGGAAGTGCTGAAGGAAGGTCAGGAAGTGAAGGTCAAGCTGCTGGGCTTCGACGACCGTGGCAAGGTGCGCCTTGGCATGAAGATGGTTGACCAGGAGACCGGCGAAGAGATCGCCGAGAAGAAGGAAGAAACCGCCGAGTGA
- a CDS encoding aldehyde dehydrogenase family protein, which produces MAELQDKRKFYINGEWVNPARAADLEVIDPTTEEPVAIISLGDEADTNAAVAAAKAAFPAWSATPPAERLALVEKLLEIYKRRNKDMALAISAEMGAPADMSEGDQAQAGSFHIETFIDAFRNFEFIRPLGAHAPSSMVAWEPIGVVGLITPWNWPMNQVALKVTPALLAGNTVVLKPSEIAPLSSIVFTEMVDEAGFPPGVFNMVNGDGLGVGTQLSTHPDVDMISFTGSTRAGIAITKAAADTVKKVALELGGKGANLVFADADEKAVTRGVRHVFYNSGQSCNAPTRMLVERSAYDKAVEVAAKVAAETPVGSAHEPGRHIGPVVSKQQWEKIQGLIQQGIDEGARLVAGGPGLPEGVNRGYFVRPTVFADVNNDMTIARQEIFGPVLTIIPFDSEDEAVGIANDTIYGLTNYVQTQDGARRNRLARKLRSGMVEMNGIGRGRGSAFGGVKASGRAREGGVAGLEEFMDSKAISGWDQDA; this is translated from the coding sequence ATGGCCGAGCTTCAGGACAAGCGCAAATTCTATATCAATGGCGAATGGGTGAACCCCGCCCGCGCCGCCGATCTCGAGGTCATCGACCCGACGACGGAAGAGCCGGTGGCGATCATCAGCCTCGGCGATGAGGCCGATACCAATGCCGCCGTGGCCGCCGCCAAGGCTGCCTTCCCGGCCTGGTCGGCCACCCCGCCGGCCGAGCGTCTGGCACTGGTCGAGAAACTGCTGGAGATCTACAAGCGCCGCAACAAGGACATGGCGCTGGCGATCAGTGCCGAGATGGGCGCCCCCGCCGACATGTCCGAGGGCGACCAGGCGCAGGCCGGCAGCTTCCACATCGAGACCTTCATCGACGCCTTCCGCAATTTCGAGTTCATCCGCCCGCTTGGCGCCCATGCGCCCTCGAGCATGGTGGCCTGGGAGCCGATCGGCGTGGTCGGGCTGATCACGCCGTGGAACTGGCCGATGAACCAGGTGGCGCTGAAGGTGACGCCGGCGCTGCTGGCCGGCAATACCGTGGTGCTGAAGCCGTCCGAGATCGCGCCGCTGAGCTCGATCGTCTTTACCGAGATGGTCGACGAGGCCGGGTTCCCGCCGGGCGTCTTCAACATGGTCAACGGTGACGGTCTGGGTGTCGGCACTCAGCTCTCGACCCATCCCGACGTGGACATGATCAGCTTCACCGGCTCGACCCGCGCCGGCATCGCCATCACCAAGGCGGCGGCCGATACGGTGAAGAAGGTGGCGCTGGAACTGGGCGGCAAGGGCGCGAACCTGGTCTTTGCCGATGCCGACGAGAAGGCGGTGACGCGCGGCGTGCGCCATGTCTTTTACAACAGCGGCCAGTCCTGCAACGCGCCGACCCGGATGCTGGTCGAACGCTCAGCCTATGACAAGGCGGTGGAAGTGGCGGCCAAGGTGGCTGCAGAGACGCCGGTTGGATCGGCCCATGAACCGGGCCGCCATATCGGGCCGGTGGTCAGCAAACAGCAATGGGAGAAGATCCAGGGGCTGATCCAGCAGGGTATCGACGAGGGCGCGCGGCTGGTGGCCGGCGGTCCGGGTCTGCCCGAGGGGGTGAACCGGGGCTATTTCGTCCGCCCGACGGTCTTTGCCGATGTGAACAACGACATGACCATCGCCCGGCAGGAGATCTTTGGCCCGGTGCTGACCATCATCCCCTTCGACAGTGAAGATGAGGCGGTCGGCATCGCCAATGACACGATCTATGGTCTGACCAATTACGTCCAGACGCAGGACGGCGCACGGCGCAACCGGCTGGCACGCAAGCTGCGCTCGGGCATGGTCGAGATGAACGGCATCGGCCGCGGCCGGGGCTCGGCGTTTGGCGGGGTCAAGGCCTCGGGCCGGGCACGCGAGGGCGGCGTGGCCGGGCTGGAAGAGTTCATGGACAGCAAGGCGATCTCGGGCTGGGACCAGGACGCGTGA